In Dama dama isolate Ldn47 chromosome 20, ASM3311817v1, whole genome shotgun sequence, a single window of DNA contains:
- the LOC133041722 gene encoding uncharacterized protein LOC133041722 produces the protein MGKTRDLFKKIRDTKGTFHAKMGSIKDRNGMDLTEAEDIKKRWQEYTAELYKKDLHDPDNHNGVITHLEPDILECEVKWVLESITTNKASGGDGIPVELFQILKDDAVNVLHSICQQIWKTQQWPQDWKSSVFIPIPKKGNPKECSNYRTIALISHASKVMLKILQARLHQYMYQELPDVQAGFRKGRGTRDQIANIHWIIEKTREFQKNIYFCFIDYATAFDCVDQ, from the coding sequence atgggaaagactagagatctcttcaagaaaattagagataccaagggaacatttcatgcaaagatgggctcaataaaggacagaaatggtatggacctaacagaagcagaagatattaagaagaggtggcaagaatacacagcagaactgtacaaaaaagatcttcatgacccagataatcacaatggtgtgatcactcacctagagccagacatcctggaatgtgaagtcaagtgggtcttagaaagcatcactacgaacaaagctagtggaggtgatggaattccagttgagctatttcaaatcctgaaagatgatgctgtgaatgtgctgcactcaatatgccagcaaatttggaaaactcagcagtggccacaggactggaaaagctcagttttcattccaatccctaagaaaggcaatcccaaagaatgctcaaactaccgcacaattgcactcatctcacacgctagtaaagtaatgctcaaaattctccaagccaggcttcatcaatacatgtaccaagaacttccagatgttcaagctggttttagaaaaggtagaggaaccagagatcaaattgccaatatccactggatcattgaaaagacaagagaattccagaaaaacatctatttctgctttattgactatgccacagccttcgactgtgtggatcaa